From the Solanum stenotomum isolate F172 chromosome 4, ASM1918654v1, whole genome shotgun sequence genome, one window contains:
- the LOC125862017 gene encoding classical arabinogalactan protein 5-like, whose translation MAYSKVIIALMLAFIAGSAFAQAPGASPAASPKSSPSPVATPPSTTSTPPVSAPANAPTTASSPLASPPAPPTTETPSSSPSGAASPPSIAAAPGGSPTESPNSASLNRVAVAGSAVVAVFAAALML comes from the coding sequence ATGGCATACTCAAAGGTGATCATTGCTCTAATGTTGGCGTTTATCGCCGGATCTGCTTTCGCACAAGCACCGGGAGCATCTCCGGCAGCTTCTCCGAAGAGTTCGCCGTCACCGGTGGCGACTCCTCCTTCAACTACATCAACACCACCTGTCTCTGCTCCTGCAAATGCTCCTACTACTGCATCTTCTCCATTGGCATCTCCACCAGCTCCACCAACTACCGAGACTCCGTCGTCGTCTCCTTCCGGTGCTGCTTCTCCTCCATCAATCGCCGCTGCTCCCGGAGGTTCTCCTACTGAATCTCCAAACTCTGCTTCCTTGAACAGAGTCGCCGTCGCCGGATCTGCTGTTGTTGCTGTCTTTGCTGCTGCTTTGATGCTTTAA
- the LOC125862380 gene encoding period clock protein-like — protein MCFDSSAVRRKQQPAKSRGTGRGTGTGRGIDRGTGRGTSRGTGKGIGRGTGGVLSQQPDQPRAMGDSISTGRQKRTKIVGYGIYTNGSGSQTFNPGTLGERVITPGVYKDAAPTNIDIGYKTRGLKWNGGDVVIASQLQRIQSVKKKQTWNI, from the exons ATGTGTTTTGATTCTTCTGCTGTTAGAAGAAAGCAACAACCTGCTAAAAGCAGAGGCACAGGCAGAGGCACTG GCACTGGTAGAGGCATTGATAGAGGAACTGGTAGAGGCACTAGCAGAGGCACTGGTAAAGGCATTGGTAGAGGCACCGGAGGTGTATTAAGTCAGCAACCTGATCAACCAAGGGCTATGGGAGATTCAATATCAACAGGAAGACAAAAAAGGACCAAGATTGTAGGATATGGCATCTATACAAATGGAAGTGGTAGTCAAACCTTTAAT CCTGGTACTTTAGGAGAAAGAGTTATCACTCCAGGAGTTTACAAGGATGCAGCTCCAACAAATATTGATATTGGTTATAAGACTCGAGGACTCAAGTGGAATGGTGGAGATGTTGTCATAGCTTCACAGTTGCAACGTATTCAGTCAGTCAAGAAAAAACAAACGTGGAACATCTAG
- the LOC125862013 gene encoding classical arabinogalactan protein 5-like: MAYSKVIIALMLAFIAGSAFAQAPGASPAASPKISPAPVASPPVATPPSTTSTSPVSAPANAPTTASSPLASPPAPPTVETPASSPSGAASPPSIAAAPTDSPNSASLNRVAAAGSAVVAVFAAALML; encoded by the coding sequence ATGGCATACTCAAAGGTGATTATTGCTCTAATGTTGGCGTTTATCGCTGGATCTGCTTTCGCACAAGCACCGGGAGCATCTCCGGCAGCTTCTCCGAAGATTTCACCGGCACCGGTAGCATCACCACCGGTGGCGACTCCTCCTTCAACTACGTCAACATCACCTGTCTCTGCTCCTGCAAATGCTCCTACTACTGCATCTTCTCCATTGGCATCTCCACCAGCTCCACCAACTGTCGAGACTCCGGCGTCGTCTCCTTCCGGTGCTGCTTCTCCTCCATCCATTGCCGCCGCTCCTACTGATTCTCCTAACTCTGCTTCCTTGAACAGAGTCGCAGCTGCCGGATCTGCTGTTGTAGCTGTCTTTGCTGCTGCTTTGATGCTCTAA
- the LOC125862016 gene encoding classical arabinogalactan protein 5-like encodes MAHSKVIIALMLALIAGSAFAQAPGPSPASSPKSSPAPVATPPPTTSTPPIVAPANAPTTASSPLASPPAPPTSETPASSPSGAASPPSIAAAPGGSPTESPNSASLNRVAVAGSAVVAIFAAALML; translated from the coding sequence ATGGCACACTCAAAGGTAATCATTGCTCTAATGTTGGCATTAATCGCCGGATCTGCTTTCGCACAAGCACCAGGACCATCTCCGGCATCTTCTCCGAAGAGTTCTCCGGCACCGGTGGCGACTCCTCCTCCTACAACATCAACACCACCTATTGTTGCCCCTGCAAATGCTCCTACTACTGCATCTTCTCCATTGGCATCTCCACCAGCTCCACCAACTTCCGAGACTCCGGCGTCGTCTCCTTCCGGTGCTGCTTCTCCTCCATCTATTGCCGCCGCTCCCGGAGGTTCTCCTACTGAATCTCCTAACTCTGCTTCCTTGAACAGAGTCGCCGTTGCTGGATCTGCTGTTGTAGCTATCTTTGCTGCTGCATTGATGCTTTAA
- the LOC125862014 gene encoding classical arabinogalactan protein 5-like: protein MAYSKVIIALMLAFVAGSAFAQAPGASPAASPKSSPAPVATPPPTTSTPPIVAPANAPTTASSPSASPPAPPTVETPASSPSGAASPPSIAAAPGGSPTESPNSASLNRVAVAGFAVVAVFAAALML, encoded by the coding sequence ATGGCATACTCAAAGGTGATTATTGCTCTAATGTTAGCATTCGTCGCCGGATCTGCTTTCGCACAAGCACCAGGAGCATCTCCGGCAGCTTCTCCGAAGAGTTCTCCGGCACCGGTGGCGACTCCTCCTCCTACAACATCAACACCACCTATCGTTGCCCCTGCAAATGCTCCTACTACTGCATCTTCTCCATCGGCATCTCCACCAGCTCCACCAACTGTCGAGACTCCGGCGTCGTCTCCTTCCGGTGCTGCTTCTCCTCCATCCATTGCTGCCGCTCCCGGAGGTTCTCCTACTGAATCTCCTAACTCTGCTTCCTTGAACAGAGTCGCAGTTGCCGGATTTGCTGTTGTAGCTGTCTTTGCTGCTGCTTTGATGCTCTAA
- the LOC125862379 gene encoding uncharacterized protein LOC125862379, with product MCFDSSAVRREQQPAKSRGTGRGTGIGNGRGIGRGTGRGTGRGTGTSRGIGKGTGGVSSQQPDQPRAMGDSISTGRQKRTKIVGYGIYTNASGSQTFNPGTLGERVITPEVYKDAAPTNIDIGYKTRGLKWNGGDVVIASQLQRISQSRKNKRGTSSAPKNA from the exons ATGTGTTTTGATTCTTCAGCTGTTAGAAGAGAGCAACAACCTGCTAAAAGCAGAGGCACAGGCAGAGGCACTGGCATTGGCAATGGTAGAGGCATTGGTAGAGGAACTGGTAGAGGCACTGGCAGAGGCACTG GCACTAGTAGAGGCATTGGTAAAGGCACCGGAGGTGTATCAAGTCAGCAACCTGATCAACCAAGGGCTATGGGAGATTCAATATCAACAGGAAGACAAAAAAGGACCAAGATTGTAGGATATGGCATCTATACAAATGCAAGTGGTAGTCAAACCTTTAAT CCTGGTACTTTAGGAGAAAGAGTTATCACTCCAGAAGTTTACAAGGATGCAGCTCCAACAAATATTGATATTGGTTATAAGACTCGAGGACTCAAGTGGAATGGTGGAGATGTTGTCATAGCTTCACAGTTGCAACGTATTAGTCAGTCAAGAAAAAACAAACGTGGAACATCTAGTGCACCAAAAAATGCCTAA